Proteins co-encoded in one Culicoidibacter larvae genomic window:
- a CDS encoding cell division protein SepF yields the protein MAINDKLKKWFTTEDEEYDDDDYMEEDDFVPPVVARGNESEEELSERRSKNDMLMEALRGKGAQMILAEPKAYSEAQEIADHLLQKRGVIVNLQRIAPDQAKRIVDFLSGAVYTIAGDLQKIGPNIFLCAPNNFGVAGKISDDDSTKKVY from the coding sequence ATGGCAATTAATGATAAATTAAAAAAATGGTTTACTACTGAAGATGAAGAGTATGATGATGATGACTATATGGAAGAAGACGATTTTGTACCTCCGGTAGTTGCACGTGGCAACGAGTCTGAGGAAGAATTATCAGAACGTCGTTCAAAAAATGATATGCTTATGGAAGCATTACGCGGTAAAGGTGCTCAAATGATTTTGGCTGAACCAAAAGCATATTCAGAAGCACAAGAAATTGCTGATCATTTATTACAAAAACGTGGAGTAATCGTTAATTTACAACGTATTGCGCCAGATCAAGCAAAACGTATTGTTGATTTCTTAAGCGGAGCAGTATATACTATTGCCGGCGATTTACAAAAAATCGGTCCAAACATTTTCTTATGTGCGCCAAATAACTTTGGTGTAGCAGGAAAAATTTCTGACGACGATTCAACAAAAAAAGTATACTAA
- a CDS encoding RluA family pseudouridine synthase — protein MQTTNTIFVEEEDAGMRLDKFVAEHIEAFSRTYVQKLIANGLIMVNGTSVTPRYLLQKHDQIDILSIEAVEADIAAEQIDLDIVYQDDNVIVVNKPRGMVVHPAAGHSSGTLVNALMGYSPELSTISGVLRPGIVHRIDKDTSGLLMIARNDAAHKSLAAQLKAKTTKRVYIALVDGNVVHDKGMIDAPIGRDPRDRKKMAVVDTNGKDAITHFRVLHRFGKYTLIECQLETGRTHQIRVHLKYIGHPLVGDYVYGKSKNEFGLEGQFLHAAVIGFIHPITGDYMEFSSPLPEALQIIIDKLEFSLGESMK, from the coding sequence ATGCAAACAACGAATACGATATTTGTAGAAGAAGAAGATGCTGGCATGCGTTTGGATAAGTTTGTTGCCGAGCATATTGAAGCATTTTCACGTACTTATGTACAAAAATTAATTGCCAACGGATTGATAATGGTTAATGGAACTTCAGTTACACCAAGATATTTGCTGCAGAAGCATGACCAGATTGATATATTATCAATTGAGGCAGTTGAAGCAGATATTGCAGCAGAACAGATTGATTTAGACATTGTTTATCAAGATGATAATGTAATTGTAGTGAATAAGCCACGTGGCATGGTTGTCCATCCGGCTGCTGGACACAGCAGCGGTACATTAGTGAACGCCTTAATGGGCTACAGCCCGGAATTATCAACAATTTCCGGGGTATTGCGTCCAGGGATTGTGCATCGTATTGATAAAGATACTTCCGGTTTACTAATGATTGCCCGAAATGATGCAGCCCATAAGTCGTTGGCTGCGCAGTTAAAGGCTAAGACAACTAAGCGTGTGTATATTGCCCTTGTGGATGGTAATGTGGTACATGACAAAGGCATGATCGACGCGCCAATCGGTCGCGATCCACGTGACCGTAAGAAGATGGCAGTTGTGGATACCAATGGTAAGGATGCAATTACCCATTTTCGGGTACTACACCGTTTCGGCAAGTATACATTAATTGAATGTCAGCTTGAAACCGGACGTACCCATCAGATACGGGTGCATTTGAAATATATTGGTCATCCATTGGTAGGTGATTATGTGTATGGCAAATCTAAGAACGAATTCGGTTTGGAAGGGCAATTCTTACATGCTGCGGTTATTGGGTTTATTCACCCGATAACCGGCGATTATATGGAGTTTTCTTCCCCACTGCCGGAGGCGTTACAGATTATTATAGATAAATTGGAGTTTTCTTTAGGGGAGTCCATGAAGTAA
- the lspA gene encoding signal peptidase II, with translation MKTWKIIVLAAIVVVIDQITKFIVVSTMQIQQQIVVIPNFFSLFFIRNTGAAFSLFEGAQWFFYLTTVIALCLFVYFIKEIGDLNIWTGIGLGMAVGGMFGNFIDRLLFGSVVDFFKFVFGGYNFAIFNVADIGLTVGIGLVVIGLIVSEMKKKKTVAE, from the coding sequence ATGAAAACCTGGAAAATAATTGTATTAGCAGCAATTGTTGTTGTTATTGATCAGATTACAAAGTTTATTGTTGTCAGCACAATGCAGATTCAACAACAAATCGTAGTTATTCCTAATTTTTTCTCACTGTTTTTCATCCGTAATACCGGAGCAGCTTTCAGTTTATTTGAAGGTGCGCAGTGGTTCTTTTATCTGACAACGGTAATAGCACTTTGTTTGTTTGTTTATTTCATCAAGGAAATTGGTGATTTAAACATCTGGACTGGGATTGGTTTAGGAATGGCTGTTGGCGGTATGTTCGGTAATTTTATTGATCGTCTGTTATTTGGTTCCGTAGTTGATTTCTTTAAGTTCGTTTTTGGTGGATATAACTTTGCTATATTTAATGTAGCAGATATTGGGCTGACCGTCGGTATCGGGCTGGTTGTCATTGGATTAATTGTGAGTGAAATGAAGAAAAAAAAGACAGTAGCAGAATAG
- the ftsZ gene encoding cell division protein FtsZ — MILDAFQSEAVLARIKVIGVGGGGNNAVDRMIDEGIKGIEFIAANTDLQVLERSKAPIKIQLGKDLTRGLGAGANPEVGRQAAQESREDLKAALAGADMVFVTAGMGGGTGTGAAPIIASIARELGILTVGIVTRPFGFEGRRRGESAIEGIQELRQSVDTIIVIPNDRLLEVVDRNTPILQAFKYADKVLLQGVQGLTDIIAVPGVVNLDFADVKSIMLDRGAALMGVGIATGENRVMEATRMAISSPLLEISMEGATDAIINVTGGIDFSLVEAQEAARAVAQASSTTEVNIIFGVAINPELDNEVVVTVIATGFEDEETLLFSGGDNTFTSDFSAFSSSRGEKTEGDKTDTSVDVPVFFKKRDF; from the coding sequence ATGATTTTAGATGCATTTCAAAGCGAGGCAGTTCTCGCACGTATAAAAGTAATTGGTGTCGGTGGCGGCGGAAATAACGCGGTTGATCGAATGATTGATGAAGGAATTAAAGGTATTGAGTTTATTGCAGCTAATACCGACTTACAAGTTCTTGAGCGTTCAAAAGCACCGATTAAGATTCAACTTGGTAAAGATTTAACCAGAGGCCTTGGCGCTGGTGCTAATCCAGAGGTTGGCCGTCAGGCTGCGCAAGAAAGTCGTGAGGATTTAAAAGCAGCTTTGGCCGGAGCAGATATGGTATTTGTTACAGCAGGAATGGGCGGAGGTACCGGAACCGGTGCGGCGCCGATTATTGCTTCAATTGCTCGTGAGCTTGGCATTTTGACTGTTGGTATCGTTACTCGTCCATTTGGATTTGAGGGGCGGCGCCGCGGTGAGTCAGCTATTGAAGGTATTCAAGAGCTGCGTCAAAGTGTAGATACAATAATTGTTATTCCTAATGATCGTTTGCTTGAGGTTGTTGACCGCAATACACCTATCTTACAAGCATTTAAATATGCTGATAAAGTATTGTTGCAAGGGGTTCAGGGTTTAACTGATATTATTGCTGTTCCAGGTGTTGTCAATCTTGACTTTGCTGATGTTAAATCAATTATGCTTGATCGTGGTGCAGCTTTAATGGGTGTTGGTATTGCAACTGGTGAAAACCGGGTTATGGAAGCAACACGCATGGCAATTTCAAGTCCTTTGCTTGAAATTTCTATGGAAGGTGCTACTGATGCAATTATTAATGTTACCGGCGGAATTGATTTTAGTTTAGTTGAGGCGCAAGAAGCGGCTAGAGCGGTAGCTCAGGCTTCGAGCACAACTGAAGTGAATATTATTTTCGGGGTGGCAATTAATCCTGAGTTAGATAATGAAGTAGTGGTTACAGTTATTGCAACTGGATTTGAAGATGAGGAAACGTTATTATTCTCTGGCGGAGATAATACATTTACCAGCGATTTTAGTGCATTTTCATCAAGTCGCGGAGAAAAAACTGAAGGAGACAAAACGGATACTTCAGTTGATGTGCCGGTTTTCTTCAAAAAAAGAGATTTCTAA
- a CDS encoding rhomboid family intramembrane serine protease produces MKNSSYYFTKLKASSITIILIILMAVVTIASYFVDMTSLTMVGALVEQGQWWRLLTGFLNQGTIVGLALNALMLFWIGYRTENIFGRWRYLLIVIASAVVSNLIVFLGYRFWGGYGVSGGAGGVIFGIGGSAVALFMLYRDRYMYLLPPILTSVGVIAAWTIIFSYGNLLSQLGGFLGGFLIAGLICNISPPK; encoded by the coding sequence ATGAAAAATAGTTCATATTATTTTACTAAATTGAAAGCGTCAAGTATTACCATTATTTTGATTATTTTAATGGCAGTAGTGACGATAGCATCATATTTTGTTGATATGACGTCGTTGACCATGGTTGGTGCCCTTGTTGAGCAGGGACAATGGTGGCGATTATTGACTGGTTTCTTGAACCAGGGAACAATTGTTGGTCTGGCATTGAATGCTTTAATGTTGTTTTGGATTGGCTATCGTACAGAAAATATTTTTGGTCGCTGGCGGTACTTGCTGATTGTTATTGCATCGGCAGTTGTATCGAATTTAATTGTGTTTTTAGGATACCGCTTTTGGGGCGGTTACGGTGTAAGCGGCGGGGCCGGCGGAGTTATTTTTGGAATAGGCGGTTCTGCAGTAGCATTGTTCATGCTTTATCGTGATCGCTACATGTATTTATTGCCGCCGATTTTAACCAGTGTAGGGGTAATTGCCGCTTGGACAATTATTTTCTCGTATGGTAATTTATTATCGCAATTAGGTGGTTTTTTAGGTGGCTTCCTGATTGCCGGATTAATTTGCAATATTTCTCCACCAAAATAG
- a CDS encoding cell division FtsA domain-containing protein — translation MQQANSYAILEIGNASIRLIVAEVIAGKTNILSAQTTPTEGMKANCIVDPTAVMNNIRKVTRMTEKFLGIQLREVVLVFASVQSSLLPVEVSTDIQSDKREISLDDVRSLFKKASMQVRLQHDDLLNIFPVDFIVDGINGIADPKGLIALSVTMQAIMVTAPKILFYNLINCVEQAGLSIIDVYPSFYADAIEVLDGYELEQGANVVNIGEDVTTISIFADGYPRKTRVIKNGMSKVYEVLSEAYQISEKQARALVEKFGYADSISAQEIVIYHIDGRENSEEAAKSITERELATYIQGAIQDLLNELNEVLDSFQTLGQFTTVFTGGGTRLIGIENVIEREFSGKYRIHQNKVVGTSNMQATALLGVIPLVEQRERLFSRSEKTVKMDVTPVANKVKKPISQKDDTFWSKVSNYFFD, via the coding sequence GTGCAGCAAGCAAATAGTTATGCAATTCTGGAAATCGGAAATGCGTCAATTCGTCTTATTGTTGCCGAAGTGATCGCTGGAAAAACCAACATATTATCCGCTCAAACTACACCTACCGAGGGTATGAAAGCGAATTGTATTGTTGATCCGACTGCGGTCATGAATAATATTCGTAAGGTAACTCGTATGACTGAAAAATTCTTAGGAATTCAGTTGCGCGAGGTTGTTTTGGTATTTGCAAGTGTTCAATCGTCATTATTGCCGGTTGAAGTAAGTACGGATATTCAAAGTGATAAGCGAGAAATTTCATTAGATGATGTTCGTTCATTATTTAAAAAAGCTTCAATGCAAGTACGGTTGCAACATGATGATTTACTCAATATTTTCCCGGTTGACTTTATTGTTGACGGTATCAATGGGATTGCTGATCCAAAAGGATTGATTGCTTTATCGGTGACGATGCAGGCAATCATGGTAACCGCTCCGAAGATTTTGTTCTACAATTTAATTAATTGTGTTGAACAAGCGGGATTGAGTATTATTGATGTCTATCCAAGTTTTTATGCTGATGCAATTGAAGTTTTAGACGGATATGAACTTGAGCAGGGTGCAAATGTTGTTAACATCGGCGAAGATGTAACAACGATTTCGATTTTTGCAGATGGTTATCCGCGAAAAACCAGAGTGATTAAAAATGGTATGAGCAAGGTCTATGAGGTGTTGAGTGAAGCTTATCAGATTAGCGAGAAGCAAGCACGGGCATTAGTAGAGAAGTTCGGTTATGCGGATAGCATAAGCGCACAGGAGATTGTTATCTACCATATTGATGGTCGTGAAAACAGTGAAGAGGCAGCAAAGTCAATTACTGAACGCGAACTGGCTACATATATCCAAGGAGCTATTCAGGATTTGCTGAATGAATTGAACGAGGTTTTGGACAGCTTCCAAACTTTAGGCCAATTCACAACGGTGTTCACTGGCGGTGGAACACGATTAATCGGTATTGAAAATGTTATTGAACGTGAATTCAGCGGTAAATACCGTATTCACCAAAATAAAGTTGTTGGTACCAGCAATATGCAAGCAACAGCATTATTAGGGGTTATTCCTTTGGTTGAACAGCGTGAACGACTATTCAGCCGTTCAGAGAAAACTGTTAAAATGGATGTCACACCGGTGGCAAATAAAGTGAAGAAACCCATATCTCAAAAAGATGACACATTTTGGTCAAAAGTTTCAAACTACTTTTTTGACTGA
- a CDS encoding CvpA family protein, whose protein sequence is MITDIIIIITLLLAAYFGYRKGLVSRVLQLGKYVVAFIVAQMAAGIVGGFLSSIFVIPEDWLIKIGTMSLGLITGTTIWQSISFIVIFIVVAVILGRLVKGINFEDWIIVGWLSRVGGIFLNVAIWYIIIFFVVFIIRIFAFSFFQEYLEPSIIIQFMLQFMW, encoded by the coding sequence ATGATTACTGATATTATTATTATCATTACTTTATTGTTGGCGGCATACTTTGGTTATCGTAAAGGGCTTGTTTCACGAGTTTTGCAATTAGGTAAGTATGTTGTGGCATTTATTGTTGCTCAAATGGCAGCAGGTATTGTTGGCGGCTTTTTGTCATCAATCTTTGTTATTCCTGAAGACTGGCTGATTAAAATCGGCACGATGTCACTTGGATTAATAACTGGAACAACGATATGGCAATCAATTTCATTTATTGTTATCTTTATTGTTGTTGCAGTAATTCTTGGTCGTCTGGTAAAAGGCATTAACTTCGAGGATTGGATTATTGTTGGCTGGCTTTCAAGAGTTGGCGGTATCTTCTTGAATGTTGCGATTTGGTACATTATTATCTTCTTTGTTGTCTTTATCATTCGTATCTTCGCATTTAGCTTCTTTCAGGAATATCTTGAGCCTTCAATTATTATTCAATTTATGCTACAATTTATGTGGTAG
- a CDS encoding RNA-binding protein, producing MKNKRAAAILQHFHASEQEFVQRIVSVRESVLDRSRPQLLSFMSVRELEIIEILCSKEVYVYADGAFIDSERKRVLITPFEQTDPQFSIVVGELIFQEKYYDIDHRDVLGAILAKGIERRNIGDIRIRDNKIQIAMEQSFFPYLEQELTQIGRAHVVFERIVPADEYIVLENTFNEYEIIVSSLRLDTLVAKLCNVNRTKAKLMIERGFVQVNWQVIEQSHAVVKDTDILSIRRFGRFYLEQVKGRTKKDNYVLNVKAHA from the coding sequence ATGAAAAATAAACGTGCTGCAGCAATTTTGCAGCATTTTCATGCCAGTGAGCAGGAATTTGTACAGCGTATTGTTTCAGTAAGAGAATCAGTCTTAGATCGAAGCCGACCACAATTATTATCATTTATGTCGGTGCGAGAACTTGAAATCATTGAGATCCTTTGTTCAAAAGAAGTTTATGTGTATGCGGATGGAGCGTTTATAGATAGTGAGCGTAAACGGGTGCTGATAACTCCTTTTGAACAAACTGATCCACAATTTAGTATTGTGGTTGGTGAGCTTATATTTCAAGAAAAATATTATGATATTGATCATCGTGATGTATTGGGTGCAATATTAGCGAAGGGTATTGAACGTCGTAATATTGGCGATATTCGTATTCGCGATAATAAAATTCAGATTGCGATGGAGCAGTCATTTTTTCCGTATTTGGAGCAAGAATTGACTCAAATCGGGCGGGCACACGTTGTTTTTGAACGAATTGTGCCAGCTGATGAATATATTGTATTGGAAAATACGTTCAATGAGTATGAGATAATTGTTTCTTCGTTACGGTTAGATACTTTAGTGGCTAAACTATGTAATGTAAATCGTACTAAGGCGAAACTAATGATTGAACGTGGTTTTGTTCAAGTAAACTGGCAAGTTATTGAGCAGAGTCATGCTGTAGTCAAGGACACGGACATATTATCAATTCGTCGTTTTGGCCGTTTTTATCTGGAACAGGTAAAGGGCAGAACCAAGAAAGATAATTATGTTTTAAATGTAAAGGCGCATGCCTAA
- the ileS gene encoding isoleucine--tRNA ligase, which yields MDYKDTLHMMKTDFPMRGNLPQNEPGLQQRWNDLDLYNAVVAKNADKPTFILHDGPPYANGNLHTGHAMNKILKDFITRYRAMSGFNAVYIPGWDTHGLPIEQAVTNSGVNRKEKTVAEFRKICEEYAEKQVANQMEQFKRLGVWGDYEHAYLTLQKEYEAEQIKVFAKMVQNGLIYKGLKPVYWSPSSESALAEAEIEYYDKLSPSIYVAFAVRDGKGVLSGDEKFIIWTTTPWTIPVNMGIAVHPDFDYVVAECDGVKYVFEASFVDQLTTELGWNEVKILQTINGKELDRLEATHPLFDRVSLVTNSTHVTREAGTGIVHMAPAHGEDDFIVGQKYGLEIVSATDDKGIMTEATGPFAGQYYEKSNTAITDALEAAGALLKLEMIEHSYPHDWRTKKPIIFRATDQWFASIESIRSDLLDAIDNTDWIIPWGRVRLYNMIEGRGDWCISRQRVWGVPIPIFYAENKQPILDAELMNHIAELFRQHGSNVWFEREAKDLLPEGYTHPDSPNGVFTKETDIMDVWFDSGTSYNVIERAGLSYPADIYLEGSDQYRGWFNSSLITGVATHGQAPYKAVASHGFVLDGKGRKMSKSLGNTIEPAKLIKQYGADILRLWVASVDYQADVRISDEIIKQVAESYRKIRNTLRFLVGNVHDFNSVTDMVAIDDLAEVDVYMLTVYNRLLQDVRKGYETYDFASVYKRVLHFMSNELSSFYLDFTKDILYIEAKNDSRRRAVQTVLYTILVSITKLLAPILAHTTDELWQYIDGVEEESVFLATNDEYQSFANQEQIVTKWETFLNFREDVLKALEEARNQKVIGKSLEAQLDVYLHEDVRELIISEVNDFRQLLMVSGVTVHEQKQTDMEDFATAAIAVSEFDGVTCERCWNRYEASSMHNDEICERCANAMVADQAEA from the coding sequence ATGGATTATAAAGATACACTACATATGATGAAGACGGATTTCCCGATGCGAGGAAATTTACCGCAAAATGAACCAGGGTTACAACAACGTTGGAATGATTTAGATTTATATAATGCGGTTGTAGCTAAGAATGCTGATAAGCCAACCTTCATTTTACATGATGGCCCGCCATATGCGAATGGGAATTTACATACCGGACATGCGATGAATAAAATTTTGAAAGATTTTATCACTCGTTATCGTGCAATGTCTGGATTTAATGCCGTGTATATTCCAGGATGGGATACTCATGGCTTGCCGATTGAGCAGGCAGTTACAAATAGCGGTGTGAATCGTAAAGAGAAAACTGTTGCGGAGTTCCGTAAAATTTGTGAAGAGTATGCTGAAAAGCAAGTTGCTAACCAAATGGAGCAGTTTAAACGTTTAGGTGTCTGGGGAGATTATGAGCATGCATATTTAACTTTACAAAAAGAATATGAGGCTGAGCAGATTAAGGTGTTTGCCAAGATGGTACAAAATGGATTAATCTATAAAGGATTAAAACCGGTATATTGGTCACCATCCAGTGAATCGGCGTTGGCTGAGGCAGAAATTGAATATTATGACAAATTATCACCATCAATTTATGTTGCTTTTGCAGTTCGTGATGGTAAAGGTGTGTTATCTGGTGATGAAAAATTCATTATCTGGACAACAACTCCTTGGACAATTCCAGTAAATATGGGGATTGCTGTTCATCCTGACTTTGATTATGTTGTGGCTGAATGTGATGGTGTTAAATATGTTTTTGAAGCATCATTTGTGGACCAGTTAACTACTGAGCTTGGCTGGAATGAAGTGAAAATTCTGCAAACAATTAATGGTAAAGAACTAGACCGCTTAGAGGCAACTCATCCATTGTTTGATAGAGTATCATTAGTTACTAATAGTACTCATGTTACCCGTGAGGCAGGAACCGGTATTGTTCATATGGCACCAGCACATGGTGAGGATGACTTTATCGTTGGTCAAAAATATGGTCTTGAAATAGTTTCAGCAACTGATGATAAGGGAATCATGACTGAAGCAACCGGGCCGTTTGCAGGTCAATATTATGAGAAATCTAATACTGCGATTACCGATGCATTAGAGGCTGCCGGAGCTTTATTAAAGTTAGAAATGATTGAACATTCATATCCACATGACTGGCGTACCAAGAAACCAATCATTTTCCGGGCAACTGATCAATGGTTTGCATCAATTGAGTCAATCCGCAGTGATTTGCTGGATGCGATTGATAATACAGATTGGATTATTCCATGGGGACGCGTTCGTTTATATAATATGATTGAGGGTCGTGGTGATTGGTGTATTTCGCGGCAGCGTGTATGGGGTGTACCAATTCCAATTTTCTATGCAGAAAATAAACAACCAATCTTGGATGCAGAGCTTATGAATCATATTGCTGAATTATTCCGTCAACATGGATCAAATGTTTGGTTTGAACGGGAGGCAAAAGATTTATTGCCGGAAGGATATACTCATCCGGATAGTCCGAATGGAGTGTTTACTAAAGAAACAGATATTATGGATGTTTGGTTCGATTCAGGGACTTCATATAATGTTATTGAACGCGCCGGTTTAAGTTATCCTGCAGATATTTATTTAGAAGGTAGCGATCAGTATCGCGGCTGGTTTAATTCATCACTTATTACTGGAGTAGCCACACATGGTCAAGCGCCGTATAAAGCAGTTGCCAGTCATGGGTTCGTTCTTGATGGTAAAGGCCGTAAAATGAGTAAATCATTAGGTAATACAATTGAGCCGGCTAAGCTAATTAAACAATATGGTGCTGATATCTTACGTTTGTGGGTTGCGTCGGTTGATTATCAAGCTGATGTACGGATTTCTGATGAAATTATTAAACAAGTTGCTGAGAGTTATCGTAAAATTCGTAACACACTGCGATTCTTAGTAGGTAATGTTCATGATTTCAATTCAGTAACTGATATGGTAGCCATTGATGATTTAGCAGAAGTAGATGTATATATGCTTACTGTTTATAATCGATTGTTGCAGGATGTTCGTAAGGGGTATGAAACTTACGATTTTGCATCAGTGTATAAACGTGTGTTACACTTTATGAGTAATGAACTTTCTTCTTTCTATCTTGATTTTACTAAGGATATTTTATATATTGAAGCCAAGAATGATTCTCGCCGTCGTGCAGTACAGACAGTTTTATATACAATTTTAGTATCAATTACTAAATTACTAGCACCAATTCTTGCCCATACAACTGATGAATTGTGGCAATATATTGATGGTGTTGAAGAAGAAAGTGTGTTTTTGGCAACTAATGATGAGTATCAAAGTTTCGCTAATCAAGAACAGATTGTTACGAAGTGGGAAACTTTCCTGAATTTCCGTGAAGATGTTTTGAAAGCATTGGAAGAAGCACGAAATCAAAAAGTTATTGGTAAATCATTAGAGGCTCAACTTGATGTTTACTTACATGAGGATGTACGTGAATTAATTATTTCTGAAGTAAATGATTTCCGTCAATTACTTATGGTTTCCGGAGTAACAGTACATGAACAAAAGCAAACGGACATGGAAGATTTTGCTACTGCAGCAATTGCAGTTAGTGAGTTTGACGGTGTGACTTGTGAGCGTTGCTGGAATCGCTATGAAGCAAGCAGCATGCATAATGATGAAATTTGTGAACGGTGTGCGAATGCAATGGTTGCCGATCAAGCGGAGGCATAA
- a CDS encoding DivIVA domain-containing protein → MSTSTAIRKTMFGGYKKQDVDSLLESITTEQFELQKKNKDLMDRCSQLETDLQNYRNMEDTLKRALMVAEEAATDLQKIVEQEAQQIIDDAAVNADRIVEEALVQAKDALTAIERMKKDVDVFKQRLKLLLEAQLELTDDDVWREVVSSLDGYESPDVLEPAPQENTSDFSIGAFDDFLNQQQTGGQTEPELPPLILDDEQ, encoded by the coding sequence ATGTCAACATCAACTGCAATACGTAAAACTATGTTTGGCGGATATAAGAAACAAGATGTTGATTCATTATTAGAATCAATAACTACTGAACAGTTTGAATTGCAAAAAAAGAATAAAGACTTAATGGATCGTTGCAGTCAACTTGAAACTGATTTGCAAAATTACCGCAATATGGAAGACACTTTGAAAAGAGCTCTCATGGTTGCTGAAGAAGCAGCAACTGATTTGCAGAAAATTGTTGAACAGGAAGCGCAACAAATTATTGATGACGCAGCAGTAAATGCTGATCGCATTGTGGAAGAGGCTTTAGTTCAGGCTAAAGATGCTTTAACTGCAATTGAGCGTATGAAAAAAGATGTTGATGTCTTTAAACAACGCTTAAAATTGTTGCTTGAAGCACAGCTTGAGTTAACCGACGATGATGTTTGGCGAGAAGTTGTCAGTAGTTTAGACGGTTATGAAAGTCCGGATGTTTTAGAACCTGCACCGCAAGAAAATACTTCTGATTTTAGTATTGGTGCATTTGATGATTTCTTAAATCAGCAACAAACTGGTGGCCAAACCGAACCTGAATTGCCGCCATTAATTCTTGACGATGAACAATAA
- a CDS encoding MerR family transcriptional regulator gives MQITVKELAKAAKISPRTLHYYDKIGLLQPAAHSSSGYRLYGEAELIKLQQISYLKQLGFSLEQIKYMLTHKQEIPIMLESQLAFLEVELRRIKDVQESVRQAMTDEPILTSENWQQLFAKLPEASEEVNGSMNKDNDLYRVLQTITAMFLKPINVFFMLFSIVGIIYNIQVIAFAQDTLINPIVMLIVFIVALVVTIIAVFRVSIKQLLSDIDHNNTAFQQHVDAILEQRR, from the coding sequence ATGCAAATTACCGTTAAGGAGTTAGCAAAAGCAGCTAAAATCAGTCCGCGAACACTGCATTATTATGACAAAATCGGTTTATTGCAACCGGCCGCCCATTCTTCGAGCGGTTACCGATTATATGGCGAGGCTGAACTTATTAAGTTACAGCAAATTAGTTATTTGAAGCAGCTTGGTTTTAGTTTAGAGCAAATTAAGTATATGCTGACTCATAAGCAGGAAATTCCAATTATGCTGGAAAGCCAGCTAGCTTTTCTTGAAGTTGAATTACGGCGTATTAAAGATGTGCAGGAGTCTGTTCGTCAGGCAATGACTGATGAGCCAATTCTCACGAGTGAGAATTGGCAACAGCTCTTTGCTAAACTTCCGGAAGCAAGTGAGGAGGTGAATGGTAGCATGAACAAAGATAATGATTTATATCGGGTGTTACAGACGATAACTGCAATGTTTCTAAAACCAATCAATGTATTTTTTATGTTGTTTTCTATTGTGGGTATTATTTATAATATTCAAGTAATTGCTTTTGCGCAAGATACATTGATAAATCCAATAGTTATGTTAATTGTGTTTATTGTTGCGTTAGTTGTCACAATTATTGCAGTTTTCCGAGTAAGTATTAAACAGTTATTGAGTGATATTGACCACAATAATACTGCCTTTCAACAACATGTTGATGCTATTCTGGAACAAAGACGATAA